A stretch of the Nematostella vectensis chromosome 1, jaNemVect1.1, whole genome shotgun sequence genome encodes the following:
- the LOC5498036 gene encoding DEAD-box ATP-dependent RNA helicase 37 isoform X3 has product MRSADLHILHVLQKFQSQNDPFSSLHRSHQTSMADWDDNSGQTNCFGGSSGGGFGSSMTNGFGGACGLTNGDDSGRRKGFGRGSRTDTLPKSDSKPGGAFGGSSGGGFGGSSGGSFGGSSGGSFGGSGFGSKSSGGGGFGGGGGFGGGGFGGGGGFGGGGFTGGDDADDAGGSGGGFGGGRSFGGGSHGGDGCRKCGESGHFARDCPQGGGGGGGSRTCHKCNEEGHFARECPNADSGGNKCFKCNESGHFARECPNSGGGGGGFGGGSSGSTCYKCNETGHFARECPNAESSGGGFGGGGGSSDSTCFKCQQTGHFARECPNESAAGEDGDRPKPVTYVPPTPTEDEEEMFRSTIQQGINFEKYDQIEVLVSGNNPVRHINSFEEANLYEAFLNNVRKAQYKKPTPVQKYSIPIVIAGRDVMACAQTGSGKTAAFLLPVMTSMMNAGLTSSSFSETQTPQAMCIAPTRELANQIYLEARKFAHGTMLRPVVCYGGVSVSHQLRQLQSGCNLLVGTPGRLTDFIEKGKVSLKGLQFLILDEADRMLDMGFEPAIRRIVESMGMPDKSERQTLMFSATFPEEIQRLAGDFLNDYLFLTVGRVGGTTSDIEQTVIEVTDNEKRDRLTQILGDAGTDRTLVFVESKRSADFLAIFLSGEGFPTTSIHGDRLQQEREEALDDFRKGRCPVLIATNVAARGLDIDDVKHVINFDLPSDIDEYVHRIGRTGRIGNKGKATTFFLRGRDDKVARGLVKVLSEANQEVPEWLEEIAEGAIGTDYGPAGGRFGSRDTRQQYGRNRGGDDAFESTAPISAGGGDDDWE; this is encoded by the exons ATGCGAAGTGCTGACTTACACATCTTGCACGTTTTGCAGAAG TTTCAGTCGCAAAACGATCCGTTTTCCTCACTTCACCGCAGTCATCAAACAAGCATGGCTGACTGGGATGATAACTCTGGCCAAACTAACTGCTTTGGAGGCAGCTCG GGCGGTGGGTTCGGTTCTTCAATGACGAACGGATTCGGTGGTGCGTGTGGGCTAACGAATGGCGACGACTCTGGCCGACGTAAAGGCTTCGGAAGAGGCAGTCGCACCGATACATTGCCTAAATCAGACAGCAAGCCAGGCGGCGCATTCGGTGGTTCCTCTGGCGGTGGATTTGGTGGCTCATCAGGCGGTAGTTTTGGTGGCTCATCAGGCGGTAGTTTTGGTGGCTCAGGTTTCGGTTCCAAGTcaagtggtggtggtggctttgggggagggggtggttttggtggtggtggctttgggggagggggtggttttggtggtggtggcttCACTGGTGGAGATGATGCTGACGATGCCGGTGGAAGCGGCGGGGGCTTTGGTGGGGGAAGAAGCTTTGGTGGTGGAAGTCATGGTGGAGATGGTTGTAGGAAGTGTGGTGAATCTGGGCATTTTGCTCGTGACTGTCCCCAAGGAGGTGGAGGTGGCGGCGGTAGCAGGACATGTCACAAATGCAATGAGGAAGGGCATTTTGCTAGAGAGTGCCCAAATGCAGACAGTGGAGGAAACAAGTGTTTCAAGTGCAATGAGTCAGGACATTTTGCACGTGAATGCCCTAACTCTGGTGGAGGTGGTGGAG GTTTTGGAGGTGGCAGCAGCGGCAGCACTTGCTATAAGTGTAATGAAACAGGACATTTTGCTCGGGAATGCCCCAATGCAGagagtagtggtggtggtttcGGCGGTGGTGGAGGGAGCAGCGATTCAACTTGCTTCAAGTGCCAACAAACAGGTCACTTTGCCAGAGAGTGTCCTAATGAGAGTGCTGCTGGAGAGGATG GTGATAGACCAAAACCAGTCACTTATGTACCACCAACACCCACTGAGGATGAAGAGGAAATGTTCAGGTCCACTATTCAACAAGGAATCAACTTCGAGAAGTATGACCAGATTGAAGTTCTGGTCTCAGGGAACAACCCTGTTCGGCATATAAACTCCTTTGAAGAGGCAAATCTCTATGAAGCTTTCCTTAACAATGTGAGAAAAGCACAGTATAAGAAGCCAACACCAGTCCAGAAATACTCCATTCCAATAGTTATTGCCGGCAGAGATGTAATGGCTTGTGCACAGACAGGTTCAGGAAAGACC GCTGCCTTCTTGCTCCCAGTTATGACATCAATGATGAATGCCGGGCTGACCAGCTCTTCCTTCAGTGAGACACAGACACCCCAGGCAATGTGTATAGCTCCAACCCGAGAACTGGCCAATCAGATCTACCTAGAGGCTCGAAAGTTTGCCCATGGGACCATGCTGCGTCCAGTTGTGTGCTATGGGGGTGTTTCTGTATCCCACCAGCTGAGACAGCTGCAGAGTGGTTGCAATTTGCTGGTCGGCACTCCAGGACGCTTGACTGATTTTATTGAGAAAGGAAAG GTTTCCTTGAAGGGTCTCCAATTCCTGATTTTGGATGAAGCAGACCGTATGCTGGACATGGGCTTTGAACCTGCCATTCGAAGGATTGTAGAATCTATGGGCATGCCAGATAAGTCTGAACGTCAGACACTTATGTTCAGTGCTACATTTCCTGAGGAGATCCAGAGATTAGCAGGAGACTTCCTCAATGATTACTTGTTCTTGACAGTTGGTCGAGTTGGTGGCACCACCTCGGACATTGAACAGACTGTGATAGAGGTCACAGATAATGAAAAGAGAGACAGGTTAACTCAGATCCTTGGAGATGCAG GCACAGACCGAACTCTTGTGTTTGTGGAGTCAAAAAGATCAGCTGATTTCTTGGCCATTTTCCTGTCGGGAGAGGGCTTTCCTACTACAAGCATTCATGG TGACCGTCTACAGCAAGAACGCGAAGAGGCACTCGATGATTTCCGCAAAGGCCGTTGCCCTGTCCTTATTGCAACAAATGTTGCAGCTCGTGGACTGGATATTGATGATGTAAAACATGTAATCAACTTCGACTTGCCATCTGATATTGATGAATATGTCCACCGGATTGGTAGGACAGGACGTATTGGTAACAAGGGAAAGGCAACTACCTTCTTCTTGCGAGGAAGAGATGATAAGGTGGCACGTGGCTTGGTCAAGGTGCTTTCAGAG GCCAACCAAGAGGTTCCTGAGTGGCTGGAGGAGATAGCAGAAGGTGCTATTGGCACAGACTATGGCCCAGCAGGAGGCCGCTTTGGCTCAAGAGATACAAGACAGCAG tatGGGAGAAACCGAGGCGGAGATGATGCCTTTGAGAGCACGGCGCCCATCTCAGCAGGTGGTGGAGATGATGACTGGGAATAG
- the LOC5498036 gene encoding ATP-dependent RNA helicase DED1 isoform X2: MRSADLHILHVLQKSQNDPFSSLHRSHQTSMADWDDNSGQTNCFGGSSGGGFGSSMTNGFGGACGLTNGDDSGRRKGFGRGSRTDTLPKSDSKPGGAFGGSSGGGFGGSSGGSFGGSSGGSFGGSGFGSKSSGGGGFGGGGGFGGGGFGGGGGFGGGGFTGGDDADDAGGSGGGFGGGRSFGGGSHGGDGCRKCGESGHFARDCPQGGGGGGGSRTCHKCNEEGHFARECPNADSGGNKCFKCNESGHFARECPNSGGGGGGFGGGSSGSTCYKCNETGHFARECPNAESNGGGFGGGSSGSTCYKCNETGHFARECPNAESSGGGFGGGGGSSDSTCFKCQQTGHFARECPNESAAGEDGDRPKPVTYVPPTPTEDEEEMFRSTIQQGINFEKYDQIEVLVSGNNPVRHINSFEEANLYEAFLNNVRKAQYKKPTPVQKYSIPIVIAGRDVMACAQTGSGKTAAFLLPVMTSMMNAGLTSSSFSETQTPQAMCIAPTRELANQIYLEARKFAHGTMLRPVVCYGGVSVSHQLRQLQSGCNLLVGTPGRLTDFIEKGKVSLKGLQFLILDEADRMLDMGFEPAIRRIVESMGMPDKSERQTLMFSATFPEEIQRLAGDFLNDYLFLTVGRVGGTTSDIEQTVIEVTDNEKRDRLTQILGDAGTDRTLVFVESKRSADFLAIFLSGEGFPTTSIHGDRLQQEREEALDDFRKGRCPVLIATNVAARGLDIDDVKHVINFDLPSDIDEYVHRIGRTGRIGNKGKATTFFLRGRDDKVARGLVKVLSEANQEVPEWLEEIAEGAIGTDYGPAGGRFGSRDTRQQYGRNRGGDDAFESTAPISAGGGDDDWE, from the exons ATGCGAAGTGCTGACTTACACATCTTGCACGTTTTGCAGAAG TCGCAAAACGATCCGTTTTCCTCACTTCACCGCAGTCATCAAACAAGCATGGCTGACTGGGATGATAACTCTGGCCAAACTAACTGCTTTGGAGGCAGCTCG GGCGGTGGGTTCGGTTCTTCAATGACGAACGGATTCGGTGGTGCGTGTGGGCTAACGAATGGCGACGACTCTGGCCGACGTAAAGGCTTCGGAAGAGGCAGTCGCACCGATACATTGCCTAAATCAGACAGCAAGCCAGGCGGCGCATTCGGTGGTTCCTCTGGCGGTGGATTTGGTGGCTCATCAGGCGGTAGTTTTGGTGGCTCATCAGGCGGTAGTTTTGGTGGCTCAGGTTTCGGTTCCAAGTcaagtggtggtggtggctttgggggagggggtggttttggtggtggtggctttgggggagggggtggttttggtggtggtggcttCACTGGTGGAGATGATGCTGACGATGCCGGTGGAAGCGGCGGGGGCTTTGGTGGGGGAAGAAGCTTTGGTGGTGGAAGTCATGGTGGAGATGGTTGTAGGAAGTGTGGTGAATCTGGGCATTTTGCTCGTGACTGTCCCCAAGGAGGTGGAGGTGGCGGCGGTAGCAGGACATGTCACAAATGCAATGAGGAAGGGCATTTTGCTAGAGAGTGCCCAAATGCAGACAGTGGAGGAAACAAGTGTTTCAAGTGCAATGAGTCAGGACATTTTGCACGTGAATGCCCTAACTCTGGTGGAGGTGGTGGAGGTTTTGGGGGTGGCAGCAGCGGCAGCACTTGCTATAAATGTAATGAAACAGGTCATTTTGCTCGGGAATGCCCCAATGCAGAGAGTAATGGTGGAGGTTTTGGAGGTGGCAGCAGCGGCAGCACTTGCTATAAGTGTAATGAAACAGGACATTTTGCTCGGGAATGCCCCAATGCAGagagtagtggtggtggtttcGGCGGTGGTGGAGGGAGCAGCGATTCAACTTGCTTCAAGTGCCAACAAACAGGTCACTTTGCCAGAGAGTGTCCTAATGAGAGTGCTGCTGGAGAGGATG GTGATAGACCAAAACCAGTCACTTATGTACCACCAACACCCACTGAGGATGAAGAGGAAATGTTCAGGTCCACTATTCAACAAGGAATCAACTTCGAGAAGTATGACCAGATTGAAGTTCTGGTCTCAGGGAACAACCCTGTTCGGCATATAAACTCCTTTGAAGAGGCAAATCTCTATGAAGCTTTCCTTAACAATGTGAGAAAAGCACAGTATAAGAAGCCAACACCAGTCCAGAAATACTCCATTCCAATAGTTATTGCCGGCAGAGATGTAATGGCTTGTGCACAGACAGGTTCAGGAAAGACC GCTGCCTTCTTGCTCCCAGTTATGACATCAATGATGAATGCCGGGCTGACCAGCTCTTCCTTCAGTGAGACACAGACACCCCAGGCAATGTGTATAGCTCCAACCCGAGAACTGGCCAATCAGATCTACCTAGAGGCTCGAAAGTTTGCCCATGGGACCATGCTGCGTCCAGTTGTGTGCTATGGGGGTGTTTCTGTATCCCACCAGCTGAGACAGCTGCAGAGTGGTTGCAATTTGCTGGTCGGCACTCCAGGACGCTTGACTGATTTTATTGAGAAAGGAAAG GTTTCCTTGAAGGGTCTCCAATTCCTGATTTTGGATGAAGCAGACCGTATGCTGGACATGGGCTTTGAACCTGCCATTCGAAGGATTGTAGAATCTATGGGCATGCCAGATAAGTCTGAACGTCAGACACTTATGTTCAGTGCTACATTTCCTGAGGAGATCCAGAGATTAGCAGGAGACTTCCTCAATGATTACTTGTTCTTGACAGTTGGTCGAGTTGGTGGCACCACCTCGGACATTGAACAGACTGTGATAGAGGTCACAGATAATGAAAAGAGAGACAGGTTAACTCAGATCCTTGGAGATGCAG GCACAGACCGAACTCTTGTGTTTGTGGAGTCAAAAAGATCAGCTGATTTCTTGGCCATTTTCCTGTCGGGAGAGGGCTTTCCTACTACAAGCATTCATGG TGACCGTCTACAGCAAGAACGCGAAGAGGCACTCGATGATTTCCGCAAAGGCCGTTGCCCTGTCCTTATTGCAACAAATGTTGCAGCTCGTGGACTGGATATTGATGATGTAAAACATGTAATCAACTTCGACTTGCCATCTGATATTGATGAATATGTCCACCGGATTGGTAGGACAGGACGTATTGGTAACAAGGGAAAGGCAACTACCTTCTTCTTGCGAGGAAGAGATGATAAGGTGGCACGTGGCTTGGTCAAGGTGCTTTCAGAG GCCAACCAAGAGGTTCCTGAGTGGCTGGAGGAGATAGCAGAAGGTGCTATTGGCACAGACTATGGCCCAGCAGGAGGCCGCTTTGGCTCAAGAGATACAAGACAGCAG tatGGGAGAAACCGAGGCGGAGATGATGCCTTTGAGAGCACGGCGCCCATCTCAGCAGGTGGTGGAGATGATGACTGGGAATAG
- the LOC5498036 gene encoding ATP-dependent RNA helicase DED1 isoform X1 encodes MRSADLHILHVLQKFQSQNDPFSSLHRSHQTSMADWDDNSGQTNCFGGSSGGGFGSSMTNGFGGACGLTNGDDSGRRKGFGRGSRTDTLPKSDSKPGGAFGGSSGGGFGGSSGGSFGGSSGGSFGGSGFGSKSSGGGGFGGGGGFGGGGFGGGGGFGGGGFTGGDDADDAGGSGGGFGGGRSFGGGSHGGDGCRKCGESGHFARDCPQGGGGGGGSRTCHKCNEEGHFARECPNADSGGNKCFKCNESGHFARECPNSGGGGGGFGGGSSGSTCYKCNETGHFARECPNAESNGGGFGGGSSGSTCYKCNETGHFARECPNAESSGGGFGGGGGSSDSTCFKCQQTGHFARECPNESAAGEDGDRPKPVTYVPPTPTEDEEEMFRSTIQQGINFEKYDQIEVLVSGNNPVRHINSFEEANLYEAFLNNVRKAQYKKPTPVQKYSIPIVIAGRDVMACAQTGSGKTAAFLLPVMTSMMNAGLTSSSFSETQTPQAMCIAPTRELANQIYLEARKFAHGTMLRPVVCYGGVSVSHQLRQLQSGCNLLVGTPGRLTDFIEKGKVSLKGLQFLILDEADRMLDMGFEPAIRRIVESMGMPDKSERQTLMFSATFPEEIQRLAGDFLNDYLFLTVGRVGGTTSDIEQTVIEVTDNEKRDRLTQILGDAGTDRTLVFVESKRSADFLAIFLSGEGFPTTSIHGDRLQQEREEALDDFRKGRCPVLIATNVAARGLDIDDVKHVINFDLPSDIDEYVHRIGRTGRIGNKGKATTFFLRGRDDKVARGLVKVLSEANQEVPEWLEEIAEGAIGTDYGPAGGRFGSRDTRQQYGRNRGGDDAFESTAPISAGGGDDDWE; translated from the exons ATGCGAAGTGCTGACTTACACATCTTGCACGTTTTGCAGAAG TTTCAGTCGCAAAACGATCCGTTTTCCTCACTTCACCGCAGTCATCAAACAAGCATGGCTGACTGGGATGATAACTCTGGCCAAACTAACTGCTTTGGAGGCAGCTCG GGCGGTGGGTTCGGTTCTTCAATGACGAACGGATTCGGTGGTGCGTGTGGGCTAACGAATGGCGACGACTCTGGCCGACGTAAAGGCTTCGGAAGAGGCAGTCGCACCGATACATTGCCTAAATCAGACAGCAAGCCAGGCGGCGCATTCGGTGGTTCCTCTGGCGGTGGATTTGGTGGCTCATCAGGCGGTAGTTTTGGTGGCTCATCAGGCGGTAGTTTTGGTGGCTCAGGTTTCGGTTCCAAGTcaagtggtggtggtggctttgggggagggggtggttttggtggtggtggctttgggggagggggtggttttggtggtggtggcttCACTGGTGGAGATGATGCTGACGATGCCGGTGGAAGCGGCGGGGGCTTTGGTGGGGGAAGAAGCTTTGGTGGTGGAAGTCATGGTGGAGATGGTTGTAGGAAGTGTGGTGAATCTGGGCATTTTGCTCGTGACTGTCCCCAAGGAGGTGGAGGTGGCGGCGGTAGCAGGACATGTCACAAATGCAATGAGGAAGGGCATTTTGCTAGAGAGTGCCCAAATGCAGACAGTGGAGGAAACAAGTGTTTCAAGTGCAATGAGTCAGGACATTTTGCACGTGAATGCCCTAACTCTGGTGGAGGTGGTGGAGGTTTTGGGGGTGGCAGCAGCGGCAGCACTTGCTATAAATGTAATGAAACAGGTCATTTTGCTCGGGAATGCCCCAATGCAGAGAGTAATGGTGGAGGTTTTGGAGGTGGCAGCAGCGGCAGCACTTGCTATAAGTGTAATGAAACAGGACATTTTGCTCGGGAATGCCCCAATGCAGagagtagtggtggtggtttcGGCGGTGGTGGAGGGAGCAGCGATTCAACTTGCTTCAAGTGCCAACAAACAGGTCACTTTGCCAGAGAGTGTCCTAATGAGAGTGCTGCTGGAGAGGATG GTGATAGACCAAAACCAGTCACTTATGTACCACCAACACCCACTGAGGATGAAGAGGAAATGTTCAGGTCCACTATTCAACAAGGAATCAACTTCGAGAAGTATGACCAGATTGAAGTTCTGGTCTCAGGGAACAACCCTGTTCGGCATATAAACTCCTTTGAAGAGGCAAATCTCTATGAAGCTTTCCTTAACAATGTGAGAAAAGCACAGTATAAGAAGCCAACACCAGTCCAGAAATACTCCATTCCAATAGTTATTGCCGGCAGAGATGTAATGGCTTGTGCACAGACAGGTTCAGGAAAGACC GCTGCCTTCTTGCTCCCAGTTATGACATCAATGATGAATGCCGGGCTGACCAGCTCTTCCTTCAGTGAGACACAGACACCCCAGGCAATGTGTATAGCTCCAACCCGAGAACTGGCCAATCAGATCTACCTAGAGGCTCGAAAGTTTGCCCATGGGACCATGCTGCGTCCAGTTGTGTGCTATGGGGGTGTTTCTGTATCCCACCAGCTGAGACAGCTGCAGAGTGGTTGCAATTTGCTGGTCGGCACTCCAGGACGCTTGACTGATTTTATTGAGAAAGGAAAG GTTTCCTTGAAGGGTCTCCAATTCCTGATTTTGGATGAAGCAGACCGTATGCTGGACATGGGCTTTGAACCTGCCATTCGAAGGATTGTAGAATCTATGGGCATGCCAGATAAGTCTGAACGTCAGACACTTATGTTCAGTGCTACATTTCCTGAGGAGATCCAGAGATTAGCAGGAGACTTCCTCAATGATTACTTGTTCTTGACAGTTGGTCGAGTTGGTGGCACCACCTCGGACATTGAACAGACTGTGATAGAGGTCACAGATAATGAAAAGAGAGACAGGTTAACTCAGATCCTTGGAGATGCAG GCACAGACCGAACTCTTGTGTTTGTGGAGTCAAAAAGATCAGCTGATTTCTTGGCCATTTTCCTGTCGGGAGAGGGCTTTCCTACTACAAGCATTCATGG TGACCGTCTACAGCAAGAACGCGAAGAGGCACTCGATGATTTCCGCAAAGGCCGTTGCCCTGTCCTTATTGCAACAAATGTTGCAGCTCGTGGACTGGATATTGATGATGTAAAACATGTAATCAACTTCGACTTGCCATCTGATATTGATGAATATGTCCACCGGATTGGTAGGACAGGACGTATTGGTAACAAGGGAAAGGCAACTACCTTCTTCTTGCGAGGAAGAGATGATAAGGTGGCACGTGGCTTGGTCAAGGTGCTTTCAGAG GCCAACCAAGAGGTTCCTGAGTGGCTGGAGGAGATAGCAGAAGGTGCTATTGGCACAGACTATGGCCCAGCAGGAGGCCGCTTTGGCTCAAGAGATACAAGACAGCAG tatGGGAGAAACCGAGGCGGAGATGATGCCTTTGAGAGCACGGCGCCCATCTCAGCAGGTGGTGGAGATGATGACTGGGAATAG